One Polypterus senegalus isolate Bchr_013 chromosome 10, ASM1683550v1, whole genome shotgun sequence DNA segment encodes these proteins:
- the aldob gene encoding fructose-bisphosphate aldolase B, giving the protein MTHQFVALTPEQKKDLSSIAQRIVATGKGILAADESVGTMGKRLQKINVENTEEHRRVFRQLLFSTDASVSNCIGGVIFFHETLYQKSDAGVLFPKLIKDKGIVVGIKVDKGTAPLAGTDGETTTQGLDGLAERCAQYKKDGADFAKWRCVLKISDSCPSTLSIMENANVLARYASICQQNGLVPIVEPEILPDGDHDLQRCQYATEKVLAAVYKALNDHHVYLEGTLLKPNMVTAGHACTKKYTPQDIAMATVTALRRTVPASVPGICFLSGGQSEEEASVNLNAINLCPLHKPWKLTFSYGRALQASALSAWGGKPLNIEASQKAFFERAKINGLASKGEYVPSGKTDKHASQSLFTESYVY; this is encoded by the exons ATGACCCACCAATTTGTTGCACTCACCCCTGAGCAAAAGAAAGATCTGTCAAGTATTGCTCAGCGTATCGTTGCTACCGGGAAGGGCATTTTGGCTGCAGATGAGTCCGTAG GTACGATGGGGAAGCGTCTCCAGAAGATCAACGTGGAGAACACAGAGGAGCACCGCCGCGTTTTCCGCCAGCTTCTGTTCTCTACAGATGCATCTGTGTCAAACTGCATCGGTGGGGTCATTTTCTTTCATGAGACCCTGTATCAAAAGTCCGATGCAGGAGTGCTTTTCCCCAAGCTCATTAAGGACAAGGGCATTGTAGTAGGCATTAAG gTGGATAAGGGCACAGCACCTCTTGCTGGAACAGATGGAGAGACGACCACACAGG GCTTGGATGGTTTGGCAGAACGCTGTGCACAGTACAAGAAAGATGGTGCAGACTTTGCGAAGTGGCGCTGCGTCTTGAAAATCTCAGATTCTTGCCCCTCAACCTTGTCCATCATGGAGAATGCTAATGTTTTAGCACGCTATGCCAGCATATGCCAGCAG AATGGTTTGGTACCGATTGTGGAGCCTGAGATTTTACCAGATGGGGACCATGACCTCCAGCGTTGCCAATATGCCACAGAAAAG GTACTTGCTGCAGTCTACAAAGCCCTTAATGACCACCATGTTTATCTGGAAGGAACACTCCTTAAGCCCAATATGGTGACAGCAGGACACGCCTGCACCAAGAAGTACACCCCACAGGACATCGCTATGGCCACTGTGACTGCCCTGCGCCGCACTGTGCCAGCATCAGTTCCAG GCATCTGTTTCCTGTCTGGCGGTCAGAGTGAGGAAGAGGCATCCGTCAACCTTAATGCCATTAACCTGTGCCCGCTTCATAAGCCATGGAAACTGACCTTCTCTTATGGCCGCGCCTTGCAGGCATCTGCACTTTCTGCCTGGGGAGGGAAACCTTTAAATATCGAAGCTTCTCAGAAGGCCTTCTTTGAGAGAGCGAAG ATCAATGGCCTGGCCTCCAAGGGGGAATATGTGCCCAGTGGGAAGACGGATAAACATGCATCCCAGTCTCTCTTCACAGAAAGCTACGTCTACTGA